CCGCTTCGCGCGGGTCAAGGACATCCGCCACAAGGCCGGTGCCTTCGAAGTGGCGCTGCGCTACGACCAGATGTGGGGCGCGCAGCACCTCGATGGTGCGCCGGACCTGCGCCGCGGCAGCACCGCTGCATGGACGCTGGGCGGCAACTGGTACCTGCGCGACAACCTGCGCTTCATGCTCGACGTGATCGAAAGCCGCAACCGTGACCGCCTGGCCGGGGTGACGCTGGACCGCACGCGCGCGGTCACCGGCCGCCTGCAGTTCGACTTCTGAGCCACGCACTCCCTCCCCCCTCCCCCCTCTTCAACCGCAGTACGCAAGGAGTCCGCAGATGATGCTGAGCATCCTCGGCTTTGGCATGGTCATTACGTTCATGTACTTGATCATGAGCAAACGACTGTCGCCGCTGGTCGCCCTGATCACCATCCCGATCATCTTCGCCCTGCTCGGCGGATTTGGCGCCAACATCGATGAAATGATGCTGGAAGGCATCAAGAAGATCGCGCCGACCGGCGTGATGCTGATGTTCGCCATCCTCTACTTCGGCGTGATGATCGATGCGGGCCTGTTCGACCCGCTGGTGCGCATCATCCTGCGCTTCGTCAAGGGCGATCCGATGAAGATCGTGCTCGGCACCGCCGTGCTGGCGATGCTGATCTCGCTCGACGGCGATGGCTCGACCACCTACATGATCACCGTCTCGGCGATGCTGCCGCTGTACCAGCGCCTGGGCATGAACGCGCTGAACATGACCTGCGTGACCATCCTCGCCGGCGGCGTGATGAACCTGACCCCGTGGGGCGGCCCGACTGCACGCGCAGCCACCGCGCTGCACGTGGACCCGGCCGATGTGTTCGTGCCGCTGATCCCGTCGATGGTGATCGCCTGTGCCGGCGTGTTGCTGCTGGCCTGGTACCTGGGCATGAAGGAACGCCGCCGCCTGGGCGTGGTCACCCTGCCGCAGGGTGGCAGCTGGATGGACAACAGCATGTCCGATGACAACAACGCGCTGCCGTCGGTGGAAGACGCCGAGGACATCAAGCGGCCGAAGCTGCTGTGGGTGAACCTGGTGCTGACCCTGGCCCTGATGGGTGCACTGATCGCCGGCGTGCTGCCGATGCCGGTGCTGTTCATGGTCGGCTTCGCCATCGCCCTGGTCATCAACTACCCGAACCTGGCCGAGCAGCGCCGCCGCGTGGTCAACCACGCCGGCAACGTGCTGTCGGTGGTCGCATTGATCTTCGCCGCGGGCATCTTCACCGGCATCCTCAACAACACCGGCATGGTCGAGGCGATGTCGCACAGCTTCCTGGCGATCATTCCCGAATCGTGGGGCCCGTACCTGGCCGTCATCACCGCCATCGCGTCGATGCCGTTCACCTTCTTCATGTCCAACGACGCCTTCTACTTCGGCGTGCTGCCGATCCTGTCCGAGGCCGCCGGCAACTACGGCATCACCCCGGTGGAAATGGCCCGCGCCTCGCTGGCCGGGCAGCCGGTGCACCTGCTCAGTCCGCTGGTGCCGTCCACCTACCTGCTGGTGGGCCTGGCCAAGGTCGAATTCGCCGACCACCAGAAGTTCACCCTGAAGTGGGCGATCGCCATCTCGCTGCTGTTGATGGTCGGCGGCCTGCTGTTCGGCCTGTATCCCTTCGCATCCTGATCCGGACACCAAGGAGCCTTCTGCAATGACGCTTCGAATCGCTTACGTCACCAGCGGCATGGGCAGTGTCGGCACTGCCATCTGCCAGAGCCTGGCCCGTTCCGGCCACACCGTGGTCGCCGGCTGCGCACCGAACTCGCCGCGCAAGGCCAACTGGCTGCGCGAACAGCGCGAACAGGGCTTCGACTTCATCGCCTCCGAAGGCAACGCCACCGACTGGGCCTCGACCACGGCGGCCTTCGCCAAGGTGCGTGCCGAGGTGGGCGAGGTGGACGTGCTGGTCAACAACTCCGGCGGCAGCCGTGACCTGCTGTTCCGGCAGATGACGGTGGAAGATTGGAATGCAGTGATCGCCTCCAACCTCAACGCGCTGTTCAACCTGACCAAGCAGGTGGTCGACGGCATGGCCACGCGTGGCTGGGGCCGCATCGTCAACATCGGCTCGGTCAGCGCGCACAAGGGCCAGATCGGCCAGGTGAACTACGCGACGGCGAAGGCGGCGATGCACGGTTTCAGCCGTGCGCTGGCTGCTGAAGTCGCTTCGCGCGGGGTCACCGTGAACACCTTGTCGCCGGGCTACATCGCCAGCCAGGCGATCAGCAGCTTCCCGCCGGACGTGCTGGACCGGTTGGCCGCCTCGGTGCCGGTGCGTCGCCTGGGCCGCCCGGAAGAAGTGGCCGGCCTGGTGGCCTGGTTGGCTTCGGATGAAGCCTCGTATGTGACCGGTGCGGATTACCCGGTGAATGGTGGGTTGTACATGGGTTAGGCCCATCCACGCACGGCGTGGATCTACTGTTTCAGTAGAGCCACGCCACGCGTGGATGCTTCATGCCCCTGCCGATCAGAAGTCCGCCGCCACCGTCATGAACACCTGGCGCGGTGCGCTGGCATGGATGGCGTAACGCGTACCATTCGGGTCGGTCGGTGCGAACGAACTCAGCTGGCCGGCATACCGCTTGTTGGTCAGGTTGGTCGCGTTCAACGACACGCGGATGTTGCGCAGGCCCATGCCCGGCCCGAAGTCATAACCGGCGCCCGCATCAAAGGTGGTCACGCCCGGCACCGACTGGTCGTTGGTGTAGGTGTAGTAGCGCTTGCCGGTGTACTTGGCGCGCAGGCTGGCGAAGAAGCCATCGCGGTTCCAGCTGATTTCGCTGGACGCCATGCGCTGCGGCGTGTCCACGGTGATCTTGCCGGCCACCGGCACGATCTCGCCACCCGAGGTGTAGTTGTCCTCGTAGGTGGTCTTGTTCCAGGACAGCGCGTTGTACCACTGCAGGCCGTCGATCGGCTTGAGGATGAAGGTCAGCTCGGCACCGTGGCTCTTCACCGAACCCACGTTGATGAAGCGGGTGACGCACTCCGGGCGCGTGCCGACTTCGATGCTCGAGCACGGGTTGAGCGACAGCAGGCGGTTGTCGAAGGTCACGTTGTAGGCGGCGATCGATGCCTGGTACTTCTCGCCGAAGGTGCGGAAGCCGGCTTCCAGGCTCTTGGACTTCTCCGGCTCCAGCCCGGCACTGGCCGCGAACGATTCCGGCGAGACCTGCAGCGGGCCACCGCTGCCACCGCCAACGAAGGCCG
This genomic stretch from Stenotrophomonas sp. SAU14A_NAIMI4_5 harbors:
- a CDS encoding CitMHS family transporter → MLSILGFGMVITFMYLIMSKRLSPLVALITIPIIFALLGGFGANIDEMMLEGIKKIAPTGVMLMFAILYFGVMIDAGLFDPLVRIILRFVKGDPMKIVLGTAVLAMLISLDGDGSTTYMITVSAMLPLYQRLGMNALNMTCVTILAGGVMNLTPWGGPTARAATALHVDPADVFVPLIPSMVIACAGVLLLAWYLGMKERRRLGVVTLPQGGSWMDNSMSDDNNALPSVEDAEDIKRPKLLWVNLVLTLALMGALIAGVLPMPVLFMVGFAIALVINYPNLAEQRRRVVNHAGNVLSVVALIFAAGIFTGILNNTGMVEAMSHSFLAIIPESWGPYLAVITAIASMPFTFFMSNDAFYFGVLPILSEAAGNYGITPVEMARASLAGQPVHLLSPLVPSTYLLVGLAKVEFADHQKFTLKWAIAISLLLMVGGLLFGLYPFAS
- the phbB gene encoding acetoacetyl-CoA reductase, giving the protein MTLRIAYVTSGMGSVGTAICQSLARSGHTVVAGCAPNSPRKANWLREQREQGFDFIASEGNATDWASTTAAFAKVRAEVGEVDVLVNNSGGSRDLLFRQMTVEDWNAVIASNLNALFNLTKQVVDGMATRGWGRIVNIGSVSAHKGQIGQVNYATAKAAMHGFSRALAAEVASRGVTVNTLSPGYIASQAISSFPPDVLDRLAASVPVRRLGRPEEVAGLVAWLASDEASYVTGADYPVNGGLYMG